Proteins found in one Planctomycetes bacterium MalM25 genomic segment:
- a CDS encoding Radical SAM superfamily protein — protein sequence MLPSSATSTPPDSPTTSLAGPIEGEPLTPTGRFLGRGAAGRPPNPHERVRREDDLEQVAADTDFLASKGLAAGAARLQTRVREERSRSIVTHNDSPDVPYRWTLNPYRGCEHGCSYCYARPGHEFLGSDAGLGFETEITAKTDAPELLRRWLARPAWRGEPISLSGVTDCYQPLERRLEITRGCLRVAAECRQPIGIVTKNALVTRDLDLLRELAEHRAVSVALTLTTLDAGLARRMEPRTSTPDQRLEAITRLTEGGVPVHALLAPIVPGLNDHELPDLLQAARDAGARSASYLLLRLSGSVRDVFFEWLRRVEPNRARRVEALIRGVRGGGLNDTRFGRRMTGVGPYAGQIARTYRVFANRFGLRTTPAPLSNDAFRPPGSERQLALF from the coding sequence ATGCTACCGTCCTCGGCCACATCAACGCCCCCCGACTCTCCGACGACGTCCCTTGCAGGCCCCATTGAGGGCGAACCGCTCACGCCGACCGGACGATTCCTCGGCCGGGGAGCCGCAGGGCGACCACCGAACCCGCACGAGCGGGTCCGGCGGGAGGACGACCTAGAGCAAGTCGCTGCCGACACCGATTTCTTGGCCTCCAAGGGCCTCGCCGCCGGCGCCGCCCGGCTCCAGACGCGGGTGCGGGAGGAGCGGTCGCGGTCGATCGTCACCCACAACGACAGCCCGGACGTCCCGTACCGCTGGACGCTCAACCCGTACCGCGGCTGCGAGCACGGCTGCAGCTATTGCTACGCCCGACCGGGGCACGAGTTCTTGGGTTCCGACGCGGGGCTCGGATTCGAGACCGAGATCACCGCCAAGACCGACGCCCCCGAGCTGCTCCGCCGCTGGCTCGCCCGGCCCGCCTGGCGGGGCGAGCCGATCTCGCTGTCGGGCGTGACCGATTGCTACCAGCCGCTGGAGCGCCGGCTGGAGATCACCCGCGGCTGCCTGCGCGTGGCGGCCGAGTGCCGCCAGCCGATCGGGATCGTGACCAAAAACGCCCTCGTGACGCGCGACCTCGACCTGCTCCGCGAGCTGGCGGAGCATCGGGCGGTGTCGGTCGCCCTCACGCTGACGACGCTCGACGCCGGCCTCGCCCGCCGGATGGAGCCCCGCACGAGCACCCCGGACCAACGACTTGAGGCGATCACCCGCCTCACCGAAGGGGGCGTCCCGGTCCACGCGCTGCTCGCGCCGATCGTGCCCGGGCTGAACGACCACGAGCTGCCCGATCTGCTGCAAGCGGCCCGCGACGCCGGCGCGCGCTCGGCGAGCTATCTGCTGCTGCGGCTCTCCGGATCGGTGCGCGACGTCTTCTTCGAGTGGCTCCGGCGGGTCGAACCGAACCGAGCCCGCCGCGTCGAGGCGTTGATCCGGGGCGTGCGGGGTGGGGGGCTGAACGACACCCGTTTCGGTCGCCGGATGACGGGCGTCGGCCCGTACGCCGGCCAGATCGCGCGGACCTACCGCGTGTTCGCCAACCGGTTCGGCCTGCGGACCACGCCGGCGCCGCTCAGCAACGACGCGTTCCGACCGCCCGGATCCGAACGGCAGCTCGCGCTGTTCTGA
- a CDS encoding phosphoglycolate phosphatase: MPDPPYQAVISDLDGCLANERDGPFDLPRLAQLAEHNRLAQRDGDRPVVTLCTGRPQPFAEAMCRVLGNTTTPCVAENGVWLYHPIENRYEQDPAITAEHLAHVHEAARLLAERYGPRGVLQQPAKTASVTLFHADRRVLHAIFDGVESLLAERGWPFRVSMTCDYINCDLRHISKTSGLKRFFAATGYDPRRCVGLGDTTSDLPIAEACGWFGCPANAVDELKAVADYVSPHEEVEGVLDLLRVAGAIR, encoded by the coding sequence ATGCCTGATCCGCCCTACCAAGCCGTCATCAGCGACCTCGACGGCTGCCTCGCCAACGAACGGGATGGGCCCTTCGACCTGCCGCGGCTCGCGCAGCTCGCCGAGCACAACCGCCTCGCCCAGCGCGACGGCGACCGCCCCGTCGTGACGCTCTGCACCGGCCGCCCACAGCCCTTCGCCGAGGCGATGTGCCGCGTCCTCGGCAACACGACCACGCCGTGCGTCGCGGAGAACGGCGTCTGGCTGTATCACCCGATTGAGAACCGCTACGAGCAGGACCCCGCCATCACGGCCGAGCACCTCGCGCACGTTCACGAGGCGGCCCGCCTGCTCGCGGAGCGCTACGGGCCGCGGGGCGTGCTCCAGCAGCCGGCGAAGACCGCTTCGGTCACCCTCTTCCACGCCGACCGCCGCGTGCTGCACGCGATCTTCGACGGGGTCGAATCGCTGCTCGCCGAGCGGGGCTGGCCGTTCCGCGTCTCGATGACGTGCGACTACATCAACTGCGACTTGCGGCACATCTCCAAAACGAGCGGCCTCAAACGCTTCTTCGCGGCGACCGGCTACGACCCACGGCGCTGCGTCGGCCTGGGCGACACGACCAGCGACCTGCCGATCGCCGAGGCGTGCGGCTGGTTCGGCTGCCCCGCCAACGCGGTCGACGAGCTCAAGGCCGTGGCCGACTACGTCTCGCCCCACGAGGAGGTCGAGGGCGTGCTCGATCTGCTGCGTGTCGCCGGCGCGATACGCTAA
- a CDS encoding Undecaprenyl-phosphate mannosyltransferase encodes MRATRLLTALPVYNEASHLNAVLDEVVSQVDDVLVIDDGSTDGTAELLAQRDDIQVVTHTPNRGYGAALRTAFCYAKRNGYDVLVTIDCDGQHEPQRIRQLANRVRDGVDLVSGSRYLADSASAGLSAPADRKRINQTITAELNERLGLDLTDAFCGFKAYRVAALGPLQLREDGYAMPLELWVQAAHHGLRIVEEPVPLIYLDESRSFGGDLDVAQQRLRHYREVINRASGRVAQRDPAADHDPCAGLLAAGVAVPAAT; translated from the coding sequence TTGCGAGCCACGCGCCTGCTCACCGCCCTGCCGGTGTACAACGAAGCGTCGCACCTCAACGCGGTGCTGGACGAGGTTGTCTCCCAAGTCGATGACGTCTTGGTGATCGACGACGGATCGACCGACGGGACCGCCGAGCTGCTCGCCCAACGCGACGACATCCAAGTCGTCACCCACACGCCCAACCGGGGCTACGGCGCCGCGCTGCGGACCGCCTTCTGCTACGCGAAACGCAACGGCTACGACGTGCTGGTCACGATCGACTGCGACGGCCAGCACGAACCGCAGCGCATCCGCCAGCTCGCCAACCGCGTCCGCGACGGCGTCGATCTGGTCTCGGGCAGCCGCTACCTGGCCGACTCGGCGAGCGCCGGGCTCTCCGCCCCCGCCGACCGGAAGCGGATCAACCAGACGATCACCGCCGAGTTGAACGAGCGGCTCGGCCTCGATCTGACCGACGCTTTCTGCGGCTTCAAGGCGTATCGCGTCGCGGCGCTCGGGCCGCTGCAACTGCGCGAGGATGGCTACGCGATGCCGCTTGAGCTGTGGGTGCAAGCGGCCCACCACGGTCTGCGGATCGTTGAAGAACCGGTGCCGCTGATCTACCTCGACGAGTCGCGCAGCTTCGGCGGCGACCTCGATGTCGCCCAGCAACGGCTGCGTCACTACCGCGAGGTGATCAACCGCGCAAGCGGACGCGTCGCGCAGCGCGACCCGGCCGCCGACCACGACCCGTGCGCCGGGCTGCTCGCCGCGGGCGTTGCGGTGCCGGCCGCCACCTGA
- a CDS encoding response regulator FixJ: MQFTPEPAYAAGQETTEPGQLVLLGLDPQQIEAWTGAAQVLGMRCAIALSFDECAAYALGVGPTVYVSTEPCFHPRMVSRAETAFRRTAVIVLSDNPGRPPSWQLIAWDVLPCASTRDSLISPLTVARAEAQRRLAECLLVEDVRRRQAALCDNEQRVLEAICAGRLNKQIASDQGVSVRTVEQRRRRVFEKMGVESAVPLAAKMAVVESLEQQVNHARHALPATPPSVPSPSPPKPKLPPGLFQGGATMASGVTV; encoded by the coding sequence ATGCAATTCACACCCGAACCCGCGTACGCCGCGGGCCAGGAGACCACCGAGCCGGGGCAGCTCGTGCTGCTCGGGCTCGATCCGCAGCAGATCGAGGCGTGGACCGGCGCCGCCCAGGTGCTGGGCATGCGGTGCGCCATCGCACTCTCGTTCGACGAGTGTGCGGCCTACGCCTTGGGCGTCGGGCCGACGGTCTATGTCTCCACCGAGCCGTGTTTCCACCCGCGGATGGTGAGCCGGGCCGAGACCGCCTTCCGGCGGACCGCGGTCATCGTGCTGAGCGACAACCCCGGGCGGCCCCCATCGTGGCAACTGATCGCGTGGGACGTGCTCCCTTGCGCCTCGACACGGGACTCGCTGATCAGTCCTCTCACCGTCGCCCGGGCCGAGGCGCAGCGACGGCTGGCCGAGTGCCTGCTGGTCGAAGACGTGCGGCGCCGACAGGCCGCGCTTTGCGACAACGAACAGCGCGTACTCGAGGCGATCTGCGCCGGGCGGCTCAATAAACAGATCGCGAGCGACCAGGGCGTGAGCGTCCGCACGGTTGAGCAGCGCCGGCGCCGCGTGTTCGAGAAGATGGGCGTCGAATCGGCGGTTCCGCTGGCGGCGAAGATGGCGGTCGTCGAATCGCTCGAGCAGCAGGTGAACCACGCCCGGCACGCTTTGCCGGCAACCCCGCCGAGCGTGCCCTCGCCCTCGCCACCTAAGCCGAAGCTCCCCCCTGGGCTCTTCCAGGGCGGGGCGACCATGGCGAGTGGCGTGACGGTCTAG
- a CDS encoding phage T7 F exclusion suppressor FxsA, whose product MFLILLLLFTLLPIVEIALLVKLGGAIGWPLTLLIALGTGALGAALARQQGLATLSRISRQMAAGEPPTDSLIDGAMILMAGAVLITPGVLTDAFGFALLMPPVRAVLKPLLAAAVKRHVRMSAGQGGNVRVWTTGSPPPGTPRGDVVDAEVIEVRTRDAESDNGEPR is encoded by the coding sequence TTGTTCCTGATCCTGCTGTTGCTGTTCACCCTCCTGCCGATTGTGGAGATCGCCCTGCTCGTGAAGTTGGGCGGAGCGATCGGCTGGCCGCTCACGCTGCTCATTGCTCTGGGCACCGGCGCGCTCGGCGCCGCCCTGGCTCGGCAGCAGGGGCTGGCGACGCTCTCACGCATCAGCCGGCAGATGGCCGCCGGCGAGCCGCCGACCGATTCGCTCATCGACGGGGCGATGATCCTCATGGCGGGCGCCGTGCTGATCACGCCCGGCGTGCTGACCGACGCGTTCGGTTTCGCGCTGCTGATGCCGCCCGTTCGCGCGGTGCTGAAACCGCTGCTGGCCGCCGCGGTCAAACGCCACGTCCGCATGAGCGCCGGTCAGGGCGGCAACGTCCGTGTTTGGACGACCGGCTCGCCGCCACCGGGCACGCCGCGCGGCGACGTGGTCGACGCGGAGGTGATCGAGGTCCGCACGCGCGACGCCGAGTCGGACAACGGCGAGCCGCGTTAG
- the pknB_1 gene encoding Serine/threonine-protein kinase PknB, protein MAGIGAFFRSMLDGGKVDVASRYEILREAVSGTMSDFHMARDRQTDEIVGLKILDKTKTEQLEARFRGLKKPTEGEIASLFDHPTIVKTTRHGLTTKNEQFLVMEFLDGPGLNSVIIGRDQRLEGNRLTLMRQAAEALDVVHKAGFIHRDVCPRNFVCAKDGSSLKLIDFGLTVPAEKEYMQPGNRTGTPNYMAPEIARRKATDQRVDIFAFGASMYEMFAFELPWPRGSDGLAAMSHGVIAIPPLSGHCPWVHPEVETLITECLAQEPDKRPRTMESIMNRLKRLPSERAPA, encoded by the coding sequence ATGGCCGGAATCGGCGCTTTCTTTCGCTCGATGCTCGATGGCGGCAAGGTCGATGTGGCCAGCCGCTACGAGATCCTCCGCGAAGCGGTCTCCGGCACCATGTCGGACTTCCACATGGCCCGCGATCGCCAGACCGACGAGATCGTCGGCCTGAAGATCCTCGACAAGACCAAGACGGAGCAACTCGAGGCACGGTTCCGTGGCCTCAAGAAACCGACCGAGGGCGAGATCGCCTCGCTCTTCGATCATCCGACCATCGTGAAGACCACCCGCCACGGCCTCACCACCAAGAACGAGCAGTTCCTGGTCATGGAGTTCCTCGACGGACCCGGCCTCAACTCGGTGATCATCGGACGCGATCAACGCCTCGAAGGCAACCGCCTGACCCTCATGCGCCAGGCCGCCGAGGCCCTCGATGTCGTCCACAAGGCGGGGTTCATCCACCGCGACGTCTGCCCGCGGAACTTCGTCTGCGCGAAAGACGGCTCGTCGCTCAAGCTGATCGACTTCGGCCTGACCGTCCCCGCCGAGAAGGAGTACATGCAGCCGGGCAACCGGACCGGCACCCCGAACTACATGGCGCCGGAGATCGCCCGGCGGAAGGCGACCGACCAGCGGGTCGATATCTTCGCTTTCGGAGCCTCGATGTACGAGATGTTCGCCTTCGAGCTCCCTTGGCCGCGTGGGTCGGACGGCTTGGCGGCGATGTCGCACGGGGTGATCGCGATCCCCCCCCTGTCGGGGCACTGTCCCTGGGTCCACCCGGAGGTCGAGACCCTGATCACGGAGTGCCTGGCTCAGGAGCCCGATAAGCGGCCCCGGACGATGGAATCGATCATGAATCGCCTGAAACGCCTGCCCAGCGAGCGGGCTCCCGCCTGA
- a CDS encoding Xylose isomerase-like TIM barrel, translating into MATLPIGIQTRSLRRPLRRALETAAELGAEGVEIDVRNELRIADFSQTALRQFRRVLEDLRLKVFAVAYPTRRPIDDPDDLERRLLATREAMTFAYKLGARVVIGRVGSIEDAEEAGPTPSQAEALTILGAHGEHTGARFAFASAATPEAQCALIDQAGRGVVGAALHPPLLIGAGHDPTEAAATLGDRVLHVHAVDAVREPTVSDGGATEVQLGRGEADLPTLLATLDERGYQGPLTLERHNASDPVASLSDAIAYLRTM; encoded by the coding sequence GTGGCGACCCTCCCAATCGGCATCCAAACCCGCTCCCTGAGGCGTCCGCTGCGCCGTGCGCTCGAAACGGCCGCCGAGCTGGGCGCCGAGGGCGTCGAGATCGATGTCCGCAACGAGCTGCGGATCGCCGACTTCTCCCAGACCGCCCTGCGGCAGTTCCGCCGGGTGCTGGAGGACCTGCGGCTCAAGGTGTTTGCGGTCGCCTACCCCACCCGGCGCCCGATCGACGACCCCGATGACCTCGAACGGCGGTTGCTCGCCACGCGCGAGGCGATGACCTTCGCGTACAAGCTGGGCGCCCGTGTGGTGATCGGCCGGGTCGGGTCGATCGAGGACGCCGAAGAGGCCGGCCCGACGCCCTCCCAGGCCGAAGCGCTCACGATCCTTGGCGCCCACGGCGAGCACACCGGCGCGCGGTTCGCCTTCGCCTCGGCCGCCACGCCGGAGGCGCAGTGCGCTCTGATCGACCAGGCCGGGCGGGGCGTGGTCGGCGCGGCGTTGCACCCGCCGCTGCTGATCGGCGCCGGACACGACCCGACCGAAGCGGCCGCCACGCTGGGCGACCGCGTGCTGCACGTGCACGCCGTTGATGCGGTCCGCGAGCCGACGGTCTCCGACGGCGGCGCGACCGAGGTCCAACTCGGCCGGGGCGAAGCCGACCTGCCGACACTGCTGGCGACCCTCGACGAGCGCGGCTACCAAGGCCCGCTCACCCTCGAACGCCACAACGCCTCCGACCCGGTCGCAAGCCTCAGCGATGCGATCGCTTATCTGCGGACGATGTAG
- a CDS encoding GTP cyclohydrolase 1 type 2 has protein sequence MPTLADAVTLLQQIAPPELAEDWDNVGLLAGDPAAPLRRVHTCLTLTPDVVDEAITAKADLVVSHHPLPFRGVKTLTTGTIDGGSLWRLLGAGVAVYSPHTAYDSAADGVNAQWAERLPLADPRPLEPIENRDDGAGVGRIGLWNGGGFDSLVEAVKSAVNLPEARTVKSEREGPLRVAVACGSGGSLLDLAIAAGCDAFLTGEMTFHDCLRCRSLGMGAILTGHYASERFAIETLADRLAEGLPGVEVAASAAEADPLTVS, from the coding sequence ATGCCGACCCTCGCCGACGCCGTCACGCTGCTGCAACAGATCGCCCCGCCCGAACTGGCGGAAGACTGGGACAACGTCGGCCTGCTCGCCGGCGACCCGGCAGCGCCGTTGCGACGCGTGCACACCTGCCTGACGCTCACGCCCGACGTCGTCGACGAGGCGATCACCGCCAAGGCCGACCTCGTCGTCTCGCACCACCCGCTCCCCTTCCGGGGCGTGAAGACGCTCACCACCGGCACGATCGACGGCGGCTCGCTCTGGAGGCTGCTCGGGGCGGGCGTCGCGGTCTACAGCCCGCACACGGCGTATGACTCGGCCGCCGACGGCGTGAACGCCCAGTGGGCCGAGCGGCTGCCGCTGGCCGATCCCCGCCCGCTCGAACCGATCGAGAACCGCGACGACGGCGCCGGCGTGGGCCGGATCGGCCTGTGGAACGGGGGCGGATTCGACTCGCTGGTCGAAGCGGTCAAATCGGCCGTGAACCTTCCCGAGGCACGCACCGTAAAATCGGAGCGGGAGGGCCCGCTCCGGGTCGCCGTCGCCTGCGGCAGCGGCGGCTCGTTGCTCGACCTGGCGATCGCCGCGGGCTGCGACGCCTTCCTCACCGGCGAAATGACCTTCCACGACTGCCTGCGCTGCCGTTCGCTCGGCATGGGGGCGATCCTCACGGGCCATTACGCCAGCGAGCGTTTCGCGATCGAGACCCTCGCCGATCGCCTCGCCGAGGGCCTGCCCGGCGTCGAGGTGGCGGCGAGCGCCGCCGAGGCCGACCCGCTAACCGTCAGCTGA